A region of Micromonospora chokoriensis DNA encodes the following proteins:
- a CDS encoding YebC/PmpR family DNA-binding transcriptional regulator: MSGHSKWATTKHKKAVIDAKRGKMFAKLIKNVEVAARTGGGDPSGNPTLFDAIQKAKKSSVPNDNIDRAVKRGSGLEAGGADWQTIMYEGYGPNGVAMLIECLTDNRNRAATEVRTALTRNGGSLADAGSVSYLFSRKGVVIVPKEGTSEDDVMMAVLDAGAEEVNDLGEAYEVVSEPTDLIAVRTALQDAGIEYESAESSLIPSMNIPLDEEGARKVFKLIDVLEDCDDVQNVYANFDVSDDVMAAVDA, from the coding sequence ATGTCCGGCCACTCAAAGTGGGCGACGACCAAGCACAAGAAGGCCGTCATCGACGCCAAGCGCGGCAAGATGTTCGCCAAGCTGATCAAGAACGTCGAGGTGGCCGCGCGCACCGGTGGCGGCGACCCCTCCGGGAACCCGACCCTCTTCGACGCGATCCAGAAGGCGAAGAAGAGCTCGGTGCCGAACGACAACATCGACCGCGCCGTCAAGCGCGGCTCCGGCCTGGAGGCCGGCGGCGCCGACTGGCAGACGATCATGTACGAGGGGTACGGCCCGAACGGCGTCGCGATGCTGATCGAGTGCCTCACCGACAACCGCAACCGGGCGGCGACCGAGGTGCGCACCGCGCTGACCCGCAACGGCGGCTCGCTGGCCGACGCCGGTTCGGTGTCGTACCTGTTCTCCCGCAAGGGCGTGGTGATCGTCCCCAAGGAGGGCACCAGCGAGGACGACGTGATGATGGCCGTCCTCGACGCCGGCGCCGAGGAGGTCAACGACCTCGGTGAGGCGTACGAGGTGGTGTCCGAGCCGACCGACCTGATCGCGGTCCGCACCGCCCTGCAGGACGCCGGCATCGAGTACGAGTCGGCCGAGTCCTCCCTCATCCCCAGCATGAACATCCCGCTGGACGAGGAGGGCGCGCGCAAGGTCTTCAAGCTGATCGACGTGCTGGAAGACTGCGACGACGTGCAGAACGTCTACGCGAACTTCGACGTCAGCGACGACGTGATGGCGGCCGTCGACGCCTGA